CACGAGGGGGTAGCCCGGTATGACCGGGTTGGGCAAACAATGAGTCTCGAAATACTTGACCGACACAGTGAGGCACTGTTCGACTTCCTCTGGTGCCCCGTCTGCGGTCAGGAGGTGTTCACCCACATCCCCTTCGAGGGGGTGTTCTGCAAGAACTGCAACACGCAGGTCGAACTTCAGGAGTCCCGAGAGACACGCGGCTACGAGGAGGCCGTGCTCGCCTGCTTCGATACCGACACGACGTGGAACCTTCACATCGACGAGAAGCTTCGTCGCGATCTTCCAGATGGGTCGGCACGCGTGAAGGTCTTCGGCGCACCGGACGACTACGAGGTCGACTGGTGGAGTCCGGAGCCGGGTGAGGACTGGGAACCTGTCGAGCGCGGAGAGTTCGACGACGTCGAGGAACCCGACGAAGTGTCCCATCTAGCGTAGTCAGCTGTTGAATCCTTCATAGGCCACTGGTACTCGAGTATTGCTCTGAATCGTCGCAATCAACTTTTTAATCGTCTGTTGTGTCCTCCCAGCAATGACGAATAGACAATCGAAAGAGGATGTCTGGGAGGAGTGGGTGCGGAGGACAATTCTCGCAGATATCCAGTCGGCTGCAACCCCGGACCCGGTACCAATGGTCGACGACAGCGGCTCGGAATTGTCGATGGCCGACGAGTACGATACGTACCGTCTGGGTCGAGGGAGTGGTGACTATCTGTACATGTTGTATCTCCTTGAGGAATCCGCAGACGGACCCCAAGATGTGATCCCGGTGTACATCGGTGAAACGAGCAACGTCGCGAGTCGACTGATGAACCACTTCAGAAAGCTCCGGGACGCCCTCCCCATTTCGGAGTGGGAAGACGATGGGTCATGGGGCAGTTACGGGAAGTATGATCACATTGCGACCGTCTACGAACGATCGGCTTCACAGCTATACGCATGGGTGGTCAACGTTGACGACCTGGAGGTAGGTCCGTACGGGTACCCGACGTACCGACACGAACTCGAGGGGAAGATGGTCGGTCTCGTTCACTCGCTCCCACGGTTCGATCGCGTCTTCGCCAATCGCGACTTCGTTCCGAACCGCGTTCCTCACGAGATGGGCCAAGTGGGGCCCGAATGGGTCGACGACGAAAACGAACCATCGAACGAAGAACCAGCACGTCTCGCTGAACTCCCCGATGAGAAGGTGACTGGGGAGAGTAAGACCGAACTGTGGTACGAGTGGGTCGAAAAAACCATCTGTCGAGACATCAACGATTCCGAAGAGACAGATCCGATACCGCTCTTCGAGACTGACGACGACCTCGTTGTCGAGACGAAGACTCTCGGCTCCTCGGCAGTGCTCAAGCGAAGCGACGCCATTGACGAACGGATCCGTCGAGAGGGCAAACGATGTGTGCACAGTGACGGTGTGAGATCTGGAGAGAGTGGATTACTCTATGTCATGTTTCAACTCAACTCCGAGAATCCCTCCCCAACGGATGTCGTCCCACGGTACATCGGCAAAGCAGAGGCATACGGAAAAAAGAACGAACTGAGTGCAAACTTCGAGGAGATAGCGAAAGACCGGAGCGGAACTCGGAGCTTCGCTCGGTGGGGCGACGGGAATTATTGGCACGTAGGTGAGCTGTCGGAGACAGTATTCGGCGAGACGTCGAAGAAACTCAGTTGGGCGAGCGAACTCTTCGAACAGGGGACGCGCCAGCTTGAACAGCAGACGTACCTGTGGATCCGCGCGTGGGACCCGGATACGTATCCAGGGCCGTACGGCTATCCAGCATACCTCGCAGAAGTCGAGCCGCTACTGGTCGGACTCGCATACGAGGCGTGGCCCGATTACCTACTCAATCACAACGAAGTCCCAGGTGACGCACCCGCGAACAGTCGCGAGTTTGAATTTCGCCCCGTCGAGGACTGTCACTGACGGCCTTCCCGAATCTTACGGCAAACACCTATCCGCTGATGGTCCTTTTTACCATGATAGCTTTCTTAAGTGCAGAGCTGTTTCCCCTCTACCATCTCTACAGGCGAACTTACTGAATGGAGGCTCTTTATTCAGAAGTTCAGTTTAGAAAAATTGGGGTTTCATGGAGGCAGTTTATCGCTCCTAGATAAGCAGCTTCTACTTGTTGTTGGTGCGCCCGCCATGCGCGCCACCGTACACCTGATGGTTATGATTGATGTCGACAAGAAGCCAACTAGGATTCATCGAAACATTTCTGCTAATTAGTGTCTTTCGACAGAACCGGATTTTTTATTTCAATAGAGGTCGTTGATATTTAATAAATTATTGACATAAGGACTGAGTCGGCCTCACCACCTTGCTACCCGGAACTTTTAAACTAGTGTCGATCCCGATAAACACTATGTCCCAGTTCTACCAGGATGCTACCCCTGACCATGCTCAACTCCTCCCCACAAAGGATACTCTCACTGCGCTCAAGTCTGATGTCACGCTTGAATCGGCCATCCTAGAATTGTGTGATAATTCACTTGATGCATGGAAACGCTCCAGCAATCGAACGACATCTACACAAATCGAAATTGAAGTCAATGAGGGCAGAGATCAAACGGAACTGGTCATTCGAGACACCGCGGGTGGCATTCCTCGAGAAGATGCCGCAATGCTCTTTGGACTCGGCAAAACTGCAAAGAACGAGGTCCCTGGTGCAATTGGTACGTTCGGTGTGGGGGCAAAAAAGAGTTTAGTGAACTTGGGCCTCCCATTTCATATTGTCTCACGACACGAGTCCGCAGATATCGGTTGGACCTACCGTATTACCGAAGAGTGGTTTGAGGATGATGAGGATTGGACGGTGCCGGTCCATGATGCAGAGGACATTCCACCGGGAACAACTGAGATCCACATTGAGGATCTCAACTACAACTGGAGCGAAGAAACTGCTGAAGGACTCCGCGACCGTCTGGGCAGGGCTTATAACCTCTTTCTGAGCGAAGAGATGCAAAAAATCCGAGGTACAGACTATGAGCTGAATATTACTGTCGATGGCCAGTCGGTCGAACCAGAGGGCATGCCTGACTGGTCCTATCCTCCATTCGATGGACTTCATGCTCGCCGATATGAGAACATCGAATTGGATATCGAAGAGTTCGATGAGGTTGTCCACCTACATATTACGGTTGGACTATTGACGAAGAAAGACAACCAGAAGGCCGGCACGGATATCTATTGTCAGGAGCGAAAAGTTGCGGGCCGACTTCGGGATGATCAGGGCGGGTTTGGGACTGGCAAAGATCGACTTGGCAATTTCAACCCTCGCCACCAACGTCTTAAGGTGATCGTTGAATTAGAAACTGAGGGCGACGGCCAAGCACTGCCATGGGACACACAGAAGTCCTCAATCGACAGGCACAATCCGCTAATGCGCGGGACCGATCATTGTCGCGGAGTCTACAACTGGCTCCGGAGAACGGTCCAGGCATACTTCGATATGGATGCAGATCGAGTTCCACGTGCCTTCTTGGAGCCATATGGCGCAGATCATCCCGCGGCAGCAAACGGGGGAAAGCCAGAAGTCCACGACTATTCTGGCCGGTCGCATGTGACAAATGAACACCGTCCAGATACGGACATACCGAAAGTCAAATTGGTGACGCAAAAGGCGCAGTCAGATGCTACTTTGCTGATCTCCCGTGAGAATGCTATTGACAGCGGCCTGGTCGATGCATACAATATTCAGCTCGAACATGAGAGTGACCGAAACCGCGAGAACCTGACTCAGGTTACCTCGGAGCCACCTGAAGAGGCAATCAAACACCCACACGAAATAGCGAATCAAATTGGTGAACTGGCAAACCGCCACTATGACTATGGGGTCTATCACCCTGATGAGTTGGAAGACTGGGAGGCTGCTCGCTACAATTCATTCATGGAGCGACACGGTAAACAGGATCTGAGAATCGTTGATGAACTTTCCGAAGATCTCCCGGCCTCTCGGGCTGAATTGTCTGTAGCAGACAGGAGTCAGGCCGCGACTGAACATGGCGCTGCCGTCTATACGGCTAAAGAACTTGAGGACGACTCAAAAACAAGTGAGGACGCCGAGATTTTCTTGGTATTAGGTGGCGATGGCGAGGATGAACGGGGGTCTAAAGTAGTGGACACTACGCGTCGCGAGCTAATTAGTCAACTTGATATCGACCATTCAGCATCTGATGAAGTCCTCTGGGAAGAATTGAAACAACGGCTCAATGATACGCTGAACTGAAGACCGGACGACTTTATAGATACCGTCTTCATTTGAATATCACGAATGGCAGACCCGATCTTGCGTTGGGCTGGCGGGAAACGCCAGATTATCGACGACATAGTCACTAGGCTCCCACCCTCAAGAGACTATAATGACTATTACGAGCCGTTCTTTGGTGGTGGTGCTGTCTTCTTTGAACTGAAGCCGAGCAACGCGTTCATTAACGACATCAATGAGACGCTGATGGACTTCTATGAGCTGTTCAAAAATAATCTAGACTATATAATTAGAGAAAATAAGAAGCTGGACGATGCCCTCAATCGCTATAGCACACTTGACGCAAAGAAAGAATTCTATTATACCCGTAGAAGAGAGTTCAACGAGTTGCAGAACGGATGTTGTGAGGATGAACTGCGGGAGGCAGTTCTCTTTCTCTTCTTGAATCGGACGTGTTTCAATGGTCTCTACCGCACCAACGAGAAGGGTGACTTCAATGTCCCAATGAAAAAGAAGGTTATCCTGACCGAATCAATCGAAGAAAAGCTTAAAGAAGGGCACAAGGTTTTACAAAATGCGGAGATAACATCACAAGACTTCGAATATATCGAGGAAGAAGTCGAAGAAGGGGACCTAATTTTCCTGGATCCACCATACATAAGCAATTCTGACGCACGCTACTTTAACCAGTACAGCACCGGTGGATTTGGGAGAGATCGACAAATTGATGTCCGAGATCTCGCTCTAAAACTTCATCATCGGGGTGCGTATGTGATGATTACGAACTCTGATGAAGCCGAAGATCTGTACCGCAGCGATGGCGAGTTCATGGAAAACTTCAGAATGATGGAACTCGAAGCTGCTCGGTCAATCAACAGCGACTCGTCTCAGCGCTCGCAAATTGGAGCTACTGATATTATTGTCACGAATTCGCCACAATTCTGGGAACAAAGAGAATTTGATGCTTACAGATAATCAAAGCAAAATTCATTCTATGTAGTAATATATTGGATACTTAGCATCCAGCACCCGTAGTCTGAACCAGAATCAAATTCGAAGCTCGGTTGCGTTGTGGGGTGCCTGCTATGGCAAAGGTTTATTTTATGCTACGCAACATATCAAGTCAACCGACGCCAATGTCACTAACGAAATCAAGTGATTCTCTTTATGACTTATTGTATGCCTGTCAACGGGGCCAGCGAGTGGCAATCGTTGGCGGCCATACTGACGAAGATACCCTCCGTGAGGGGTTGTACGTGGAACAAGATCAGGATGAAAACATTGCTGATTTTTTTGATAATGAGTACGAGAACGATGGGCGACTGCTGATACTAACCGGGAGTGCTGGTGACGGCAAGAGTGCCTTGCTAGCCCGTGGCTATGAGAAGGCTAAAGGAAACATTCCAGAAGAGCGCGTTAAGATGGACGCGACAGAGGCACGACGACGGGACGAGAATTATTCTGACAGACTCACCTCTTTTTTTGACACAATCGAATCTGACATTCAGTCCGAGTCCGGGCCAAGAAGTGCGATTGCTATCAACTACGGTCTTGCCATCGACTATTTCCAGCGGAAAGGGATGGCAGACACATTTGATGAGATCTGGGGTGCAATAGATGAATCACAGAATGAACTTTTCTACGAGTCGACCGAGCACAATATTTCCGTACTCAATTTGAGCCATCGCGAAACATACGAGACTGCCCCTGAGTCGTTGGGTGAGGGGTTAGTTTACGACCTGATTGATCGGTTTGATCCAATGAACGAAAATAGCCCGTTCACAGAGGCTTATGAACGAGAAAAGTCAGAGTGTCCTGCCGGCGATGACTGCCCACTTCAATACAACATCCGGCAACTCTCGACCACATCAGTCAAAAGGCAACTCGCACGGTTGTTTGCAGGCTGGAGTGTGGTCACAGGTTCGTATCTGAATCCACGGACCATCATTGACAATATCGCCTCGCTCCTCCTCCCAAAATCCCAGCCTCACGATCGGGATCATGAGGTCTGTCCTATCGGAGCTGCATTAGAGAATGGGACCACAACTGCTCACCCAGAGGACCTCATATGGAATGCGACATTCGATACACTGGGGACAAACAATCGGAATGAAGCCAGTAAGATTGATCCCGCAAGTCACACAACATTTGCCATTGATCAACAAGCGTTGGAGTGGGCAACTGGAGCTAACGGGACCGAAGAGGCACTACCCTCGCTTCCAGCCGTTGAGTTTGACGAGTCAGTCGAACGCGTTCGTACAGTGTTGCGAAAGCAATACCTGAACATGGGTGACGGGAAGACTATCCTTGACAAGCCAACATTTCAAGAGTTTGCTGCCGCACTGACGTACTTCAATAACGGTAGGCCGCAAGAACATGTAAGCCGGACACAGGAATTACTCAGTACTGTTCAGAAGGCTCTAGGTGGCTGGACCGGCCGGCAGAGAGGCGATGGCCTGGTTGAGTTCATTGACGCAAAGCGGTCCGCATCATATCGATATCTCTCGGACTGGGAACAGCCCGAGTTTGATGCCGATAAGTGCGCTGAGGAGACCGAATCGCTAGCCGTTCCTGGACGTCTCAAACTAATGGCTGAGCCGTCGAGCAGCGAAGAGCCACTCATTCCGATCCCGATCTCATTCAATATCTATCAGCTGCTGACACAGGTGAGTGAAGGGTATACCCCCAATGCAACCGACCTTAATCAGTCGCATGCTATCAGGGTGCTCCACTCACGCTTGGAAGACTTCACGAACAAACGAGAAAAGGTGGTCGTAGAGGGACGGTCAAATGAAACAAAAGTGACTATCGAGGACGACAATCTTGCGCTGCGAATATCTCGGGAGGGTAGCAAATGACATATAGTGGATTTGGATTCGTTCCAGAATTCGATTCTGCACCTGGCCGAACAAATCAGCGCGCGTACTTCCCGGTATCAATATCCGCGACAGTCCGAGAAGCAACATTCTCCGAGACACTATCCGGAATCTTAGATGCCGCTCCCAGCCACGAAATTGCTGATTTGGAGAAGTCATTCAAAGACCTGCCAGCACTGGACGGCGATGACGAGACAGCCGAAGAGTTGTGGAATGCTTTCACCTCTGGATATGGTGTCTCAGCTAAAGGATTTGGTCGAAAAAACGATGAAGCGGACTACCTTGTGCCATTCAATCACGCTGTAGCGTCAGCAATTGAGATCGACCAACGTCGCTGGTCTCGCCTCTATTGGCTACTGATGACTGATCCAGGGGATGGTGTCGTTGAGGATCTCCACTCAGAATTCGTTGAGGGTCTCTTCGATATGGATATATCAAACCTTCTAGAGGAAATTGTTATTAGCGGGATCGAGAATCTAGAGGGTGTTGAATTGGCGTCAGATGCTACTGAAATTCTCTCCAACCAGACGCCGATTGAGATTGATCCGCTCGTACCGGGGTGTGCGGAAGCATTTCGCGAGGATCTCAAGGCTTGGCTCAATGTCCGAGAATCTGAATCTGCCTCCCGGTGGATGCTTGGACTGCGCGATATCCTCAACTACCACTATATGATGTATGTCATTCAAACCGCCTACACTCTCCAAGAGGAATACGAGACGATCAAAGATGGGCCACCGTATGAATACTCATTTGACATCATCCCAGTGCCGTTTGGGTTAGCGAGTGAAACTGCATCCGAATCCAGAGAATTCGTGGATGCCTGGAAAGGTGATGGTCTATCGAGGGCCCTGTACGACTCCTGGGGGCGGCTTGCGGTACTAAATCACGTAGTGAGCGTTGCGATGGACTCCGGAAATCAGATTGACGCAAAACCATACACACTCTCGGAAGCACTTGAAGCCTTCCCAGATGAACTCCAACAGGACGTCATCGATCGGTTACTCGATGAATTCCCTGATGATCAACGACCTGACGTCGACTCGGATCTGGGAGACGTAGCGATCAGGTTCACACACTCAGTTCGCCGATACTACGAAAACATGGGTAAGACACCGTCATCACAAACTGCCTATTCGGCAGGCGAGAACTCGGTTCGCGATCTTGGAACAGGTGCAGAACGACAATTTATAGAGCGACGTCGGGGTGTCGGAACGATTCTCCGACTGGACAGAGGCAGTCTTCGGCTGTTTGCTCGGCTCTTTGACGCTCGAAAGCAACGGGGTCATATAGACGAGTTCTGGGAGTATATGCGAGGGCGAGGAATTAGATTTGACCGCCGGTCAAAAGAAGAGGTAATCTCACAATTAGAGGCAATGGGACTGCTGCAGAAGCAAAGCGACAGTGGGGAGGCAATGTATGTCGAGACCCTTTGAGCAGAACGTCGCTCGATGGTTCTATGAACAGATGCCGGAACTGGATCCCCAGTCGGGAGACCGGTATGCAGGGAAGCTCCCAGACCCGAAAACGGCGGAAAAAATCACCGAGTCTATTCTTGAAAACTCCGAGGGGATGGTTAGATTTCAGACTGTAGAGTACGAGGGTGAACAACAGGATGTTCCGGTTATTGATGTCGATGGTACGTCAGTAATCGTCGTTTCTGTGCGGAGAGAGGGCGATGCTGTGAGTCGTGAGTTTGAGGTATCCCGATCGTATGCCACAACGTTACGGAACATTATCGCCGAGGGAGAAGATGACCTCGCCGATAATGCTCTCGTCATGATTTATGAGTCCGGTGTGGCCATTGAAACGCTTGAGACCACCCACCTTCTCTTTGCACACAACGAACAGCTCCCCCTAACCGACTTCCAAGAACGGATACTTGGAAGCAAAGAAAAGCTGTCTGACCCCGGGCAGGCGCTTATCGAGATCGTTGAATCGCGGCTTGAACTTCCAGATGACCCATTAGACAACCTGGATCCGCTCCGCACGTACTGTGGCATCTATGATGCCTGTATGCGTTCTGATGGGGATGCAATGCCCAGTCTCATTCCGAAGATCGGAACATATCTGACAGAAACTGCCTTTGATGAAGAATGGTTTGACAAGACAAACAGCAAGTCTGAACTCAAAAGCCAGGCTGAACAGATTTTGGACCGTAATCAAGAGCATGCAGAGCGGATTGCGGACGCCAAGAGTGTCACAAAGGATGAGGAAACAGAACTGAAAGC
This Halorientalis sp. IM1011 DNA region includes the following protein-coding sequences:
- a CDS encoding Dam family site-specific DNA-(adenine-N6)-methyltransferase, giving the protein MADPILRWAGGKRQIIDDIVTRLPPSRDYNDYYEPFFGGGAVFFELKPSNAFINDINETLMDFYELFKNNLDYIIRENKKLDDALNRYSTLDAKKEFYYTRRREFNELQNGCCEDELREAVLFLFLNRTCFNGLYRTNEKGDFNVPMKKKVILTESIEEKLKEGHKVLQNAEITSQDFEYIEEEVEEGDLIFLDPPYISNSDARYFNQYSTGGFGRDRQIDVRDLALKLHHRGAYVMITNSDEAEDLYRSDGEFMENFRMMELEAARSINSDSSQRSQIGATDIIVTNSPQFWEQREFDAYR
- the dptF gene encoding DNA phosphorothioation-dependent restriction protein DptF, translating into MAIVGGHTDEDTLREGLYVEQDQDENIADFFDNEYENDGRLLILTGSAGDGKSALLARGYEKAKGNIPEERVKMDATEARRRDENYSDRLTSFFDTIESDIQSESGPRSAIAINYGLAIDYFQRKGMADTFDEIWGAIDESQNELFYESTEHNISVLNLSHRETYETAPESLGEGLVYDLIDRFDPMNENSPFTEAYEREKSECPAGDDCPLQYNIRQLSTTSVKRQLARLFAGWSVVTGSYLNPRTIIDNIASLLLPKSQPHDRDHEVCPIGAALENGTTTAHPEDLIWNATFDTLGTNNRNEASKIDPASHTTFAIDQQALEWATGANGTEEALPSLPAVEFDESVERVRTVLRKQYLNMGDGKTILDKPTFQEFAAALTYFNNGRPQEHVSRTQELLSTVQKALGGWTGRQRGDGLVEFIDAKRSASYRYLSDWEQPEFDADKCAEETESLAVPGRLKLMAEPSSSEEPLIPIPISFNIYQLLTQVSEGYTPNATDLNQSHAIRVLHSRLEDFTNKREKVVVEGRSNETKVTIEDDNLALRISREGSK
- the dptG gene encoding DNA phosphorothioation-dependent restriction protein DptG codes for the protein MTYSGFGFVPEFDSAPGRTNQRAYFPVSISATVREATFSETLSGILDAAPSHEIADLEKSFKDLPALDGDDETAEELWNAFTSGYGVSAKGFGRKNDEADYLVPFNHAVASAIEIDQRRWSRLYWLLMTDPGDGVVEDLHSEFVEGLFDMDISNLLEEIVISGIENLEGVELASDATEILSNQTPIEIDPLVPGCAEAFREDLKAWLNVRESESASRWMLGLRDILNYHYMMYVIQTAYTLQEEYETIKDGPPYEYSFDIIPVPFGLASETASESREFVDAWKGDGLSRALYDSWGRLAVLNHVVSVAMDSGNQIDAKPYTLSEALEAFPDELQQDVIDRLLDEFPDDQRPDVDSDLGDVAIRFTHSVRRYYENMGKTPSSQTAYSAGENSVRDLGTGAERQFIERRRGVGTILRLDRGSLRLFARLFDARKQRGHIDEFWEYMRGRGIRFDRRSKEEVISQLEAMGLLQKQSDSGEAMYVETL
- a CDS encoding ATP-binding protein, translated to MSQFYQDATPDHAQLLPTKDTLTALKSDVTLESAILELCDNSLDAWKRSSNRTTSTQIEIEVNEGRDQTELVIRDTAGGIPREDAAMLFGLGKTAKNEVPGAIGTFGVGAKKSLVNLGLPFHIVSRHESADIGWTYRITEEWFEDDEDWTVPVHDAEDIPPGTTEIHIEDLNYNWSEETAEGLRDRLGRAYNLFLSEEMQKIRGTDYELNITVDGQSVEPEGMPDWSYPPFDGLHARRYENIELDIEEFDEVVHLHITVGLLTKKDNQKAGTDIYCQERKVAGRLRDDQGGFGTGKDRLGNFNPRHQRLKVIVELETEGDGQALPWDTQKSSIDRHNPLMRGTDHCRGVYNWLRRTVQAYFDMDADRVPRAFLEPYGADHPAAANGGKPEVHDYSGRSHVTNEHRPDTDIPKVKLVTQKAQSDATLLISRENAIDSGLVDAYNIQLEHESDRNRENLTQVTSEPPEEAIKHPHEIANQIGELANRHYDYGVYHPDELEDWEAARYNSFMERHGKQDLRIVDELSEDLPASRAELSVADRSQAATEHGAAVYTAKELEDDSKTSEDAEIFLVLGGDGEDERGSKVVDTTRRELISQLDIDHSASDEVLWEELKQRLNDTLN